One region of Halomicrobium sp. LC1Hm genomic DNA includes:
- the rpmC gene encoding 50S ribosomal protein L29: MTVIHVEEVRDMTAAERESELEDLKTELLNARAVQAAGGAPENPGRIGELRKAIARIKTIQTEEGDLE, from the coding sequence ATGACCGTCATCCACGTCGAAGAGGTCCGCGACATGACGGCCGCCGAGCGCGAGTCGGAACTCGAGGACCTCAAGACGGAACTGCTCAACGCCCGCGCCGTTCAGGCGGCGGGTGGGGCACCCGAGAATCCGGGTCGCATCGGCGAGCTGCGGAAGGCCATCGCCCGGATCAAGACGATCCAGACCGAAGAAGGGGACCTCGAATGA
- a CDS encoding 30S ribosomal protein S3, whose protein sequence is MADEQQFIEDGLQRTQIDEFFADELGRAGYGGMDVAKTPMGTQIVLKAEKPGMVIGKGGKNIRKITTTLEEEFGLEDPQVDVQEVEEPDLNARIVADRLGNALERGWYFRKAGHTTIDRIMEAGAKGAEIVLSGKVTGARSRVEKFNRGYIKHNGEPAENIVDSGVGVAVMKLGTIGVRVKIIPPEAELPDDFEIYEDVEVEDYVADTDGESVEELLEGEPEGEDAAAEHGAQAPADEDADEDELVEDVDEEVVEEAADEFDEVETPSDEDADVDIDDVEESIEEDLDEDTAAEAEELMDEMDDSDSSADSEEGDDE, encoded by the coding sequence ATGGCAGACGAACAGCAGTTCATCGAAGACGGACTTCAGCGGACCCAGATCGACGAGTTCTTCGCAGACGAACTCGGTCGTGCCGGCTACGGCGGCATGGACGTCGCCAAGACGCCGATGGGGACCCAGATCGTGCTCAAAGCCGAGAAACCCGGTATGGTGATCGGCAAGGGTGGGAAGAACATCCGGAAGATCACCACCACCCTCGAAGAGGAGTTCGGCCTCGAAGATCCGCAGGTCGACGTCCAGGAAGTCGAGGAGCCAGACCTCAACGCCCGCATCGTCGCGGACCGTCTGGGCAACGCCCTCGAACGCGGCTGGTACTTCCGCAAGGCCGGTCACACCACGATCGACCGGATCATGGAAGCAGGCGCGAAGGGCGCAGAGATCGTCCTCTCCGGGAAGGTCACTGGCGCACGCTCGCGCGTGGAGAAGTTCAACCGCGGCTACATCAAGCACAACGGTGAGCCCGCGGAGAACATCGTCGACAGCGGCGTCGGCGTCGCCGTGATGAAACTCGGCACCATCGGTGTCCGAGTGAAGATCATCCCGCCGGAGGCGGAACTCCCCGACGACTTCGAGATCTACGAGGACGTCGAGGTCGAGGACTACGTCGCCGACACCGACGGCGAGTCCGTCGAGGAACTCCTCGAAGGCGAGCCCGAAGGCGAGGACGCTGCCGCCGAGCACGGCGCGCAGGCCCCCGCCGACGAGGACGCAGACGAGGACGAACTCGTCGAAGACGTCGACGAGGAAGTCGTCGAGGAAGCGGCCGACGAGTTCGACGAGGTCGAGACGCCCTCCGACGAGGACGCAGACGTCGACATCGACGACGTCGAGGAGTCCATCGAGGAGGACCTCGACGAGGACACCGCCGCCGAGGCGGAAGAACTCATGGACGAGATGGACGATTCAGACTCGTCCGCAGACAGCGAGGAGGGTGACGACGAATGA
- a CDS encoding 30S ribosomal protein S17, with amino-acid sequence MALGLNVQEPDEACADDNCPFHGTLSVRGQTIEGEVASTDMEKTVVVEREYDVKVPKYDRLMKRRSRVPAHAPDCLDLAVGDTVTIAECRPLSKTKSHVVVAIEEGDD; translated from the coding sequence ATGGCGCTAGGACTGAACGTACAGGAACCGGACGAGGCCTGTGCCGACGATAACTGCCCGTTCCACGGCACACTGAGTGTCCGCGGGCAGACGATCGAAGGCGAGGTCGCGTCCACTGACATGGAGAAGACCGTCGTCGTCGAACGCGAGTACGACGTGAAGGTGCCCAAGTACGACCGGCTGATGAAGCGACGCAGCCGCGTACCGGCTCACGCACCCGACTGTCTCGACCTCGCGGTCGGCGACACGGTCACGATCGCAGAGTGTCGACCGCTCTCGAAGACGAAAAGCCACGTTGTCGTTGCAATCGAGGAGGGTGACGACTGA
- a CDS encoding ribonuclease P protein component 1: MPLTPETLPRHELAGLDVEVVAAANPDAIGIAGTVVTETTNTLGVEGTDRVWHVPKDAATFRFDLPAEGDSESRSVRVRGSNLVARPARRTEATGDSKWR, encoded by the coding sequence ATGCCACTGACACCCGAAACGCTCCCACGACACGAACTCGCCGGCCTCGACGTCGAGGTCGTCGCAGCGGCAAATCCCGACGCGATCGGTATCGCCGGGACCGTCGTCACCGAGACGACGAACACGCTGGGTGTCGAGGGGACCGATCGGGTGTGGCACGTGCCGAAGGACGCGGCGACGTTCCGGTTCGACCTCCCGGCCGAGGGCGACTCCGAGTCGCGCTCGGTCCGGGTTCGCGGTTCGAACCTCGTCGCCCGCCCCGCTCGACGCACGGAAGCGACAGGTGATTCCAAATGGCGCTAG
- a CDS encoding 50S ribosomal protein L14, whose product MEALKADVTQGLEKGSLITCADNTGARELRVISVSGYSGTKNRHPKAGLGDKITVSVTKGTPEMRRQVLEAVVVRQRKPIRRPDGTRVKFEDNAAVIINENEEPQGSEIKGPIAREVAERFGSIASTATMIV is encoded by the coding sequence ATGGAGGCCCTGAAAGCAGACGTGACGCAGGGTCTCGAGAAGGGCTCGCTGATCACGTGTGCCGACAACACCGGCGCACGCGAACTGCGAGTCATCAGCGTCTCGGGCTACTCCGGGACGAAGAACCGTCATCCGAAGGCCGGGCTCGGTGACAAGATCACCGTCTCGGTCACGAAAGGGACGCCGGAGATGCGTCGGCAGGTGCTGGAGGCCGTCGTGGTCCGCCAGCGCAAGCCGATCCGCCGTCCGGACGGCACCCGCGTCAAGTTCGAAGACAACGCGGCCGTCATCATCAACGAGAACGAAGAACCCCAGGGCTCGGAGATCAAGGGCCCGATCGCTCGCGAGGTCGCCGAACGATTCGGCTCCATCGCGAGCACAGCGACGATGATCGTATAG
- the rplX gene encoding 50S ribosomal protein L24, translating to MTRQPSKQRKNARRAPLHEKQKQVRSTLADDLREEYGQRSVRVNAGDTVEVLRGDYAGEEGEVVEVDLDDAAIYVEDVTVAAADGEDVPRPLDASNVRVTELDLDDDRREARLESEEDSA from the coding sequence ATGACACGACAACCATCCAAACAGCGCAAGAACGCACGGCGTGCCCCGCTTCACGAGAAGCAAAAGCAGGTGCGATCGACGCTGGCCGACGACCTCCGCGAGGAGTACGGCCAGCGATCTGTTCGCGTCAACGCGGGCGACACCGTCGAAGTGCTGCGCGGCGACTACGCCGGCGAAGAGGGCGAAGTCGTCGAGGTCGACCTCGACGACGCCGCTATCTACGTCGAGGACGTGACCGTCGCGGCAGCCGACGGCGAGGACGTTCCACGCCCGCTCGACGCGAGCAACGTTCGCGTCACGGAGCTGGACCTCGACGACGACCGCCGCGAGGCGCGCCTCGAATCCGAGGAGGACAGCGCATGA
- a CDS encoding 50S ribosomal protein L22: MGISYSVDADPDTTAKAMLRERQMSHKHSKAIAREIKGMTADDAIAYLEDVIAEKQSVPFKSHNSGVGHRNDIDGWDAGRYPEKASEAFLDLLENAVGNADHQGFDGGSMEIMHVAAHKVGEQQGRQPRAMGRASAWNSPQVDVELILEEVDE, translated from the coding sequence ATGGGAATCAGCTACTCAGTCGACGCCGACCCGGACACGACGGCAAAAGCGATGCTCCGGGAGCGGCAGATGAGCCACAAGCACAGCAAGGCTATCGCTCGGGAGATCAAGGGCATGACGGCCGACGACGCGATCGCGTACCTCGAAGACGTGATCGCAGAGAAGCAGTCGGTCCCGTTCAAGTCCCACAACTCGGGCGTCGGCCACCGGAACGACATCGACGGCTGGGACGCCGGTCGCTACCCCGAGAAGGCCAGCGAAGCGTTCCTCGACCTGCTCGAAAACGCGGTCGGGAACGCAGACCACCAGGGCTTCGACGGTGGGTCCATGGAGATCATGCACGTCGCCGCCCACAAGGTCGGCGAACAGCAGGGTCGCCAGCCCCGCGCGATGGGCCGGGCATCTGCCTGGAACAGTCCGCAGGTCGACGTCGAACTGATCTTAGAGGAGGTCGACGAATAA